One region of Bacillus pumilus genomic DNA includes:
- a CDS encoding anti-sigma-F factor Fin family protein, whose protein sequence is MALHYYCRHCGVKVGSLDESAVQSEALGFHHLTNEERNDMISYRENGDLHVQTICEDCQEALERNPDYHQYHTFIQ, encoded by the coding sequence ATGGCTTTGCATTATTACTGCCGGCACTGTGGTGTAAAGGTTGGCAGTCTAGATGAATCCGCTGTTCAAAGTGAAGCACTTGGATTTCATCACTTAACAAATGAGGAAAGAAACGATATGATTTCTTATAGGGAAAATGGTGATTTACATGTACAAACCATTTGTGAGGATTGCCAAGAGGCGCTCGAAAGAAATCCTGATTACCATCAGTATCATACCTTTATTCAATAA